The Cucurbita pepo subsp. pepo cultivar mu-cu-16 chromosome LG08, ASM280686v2, whole genome shotgun sequence genome contains a region encoding:
- the LOC111800288 gene encoding uncharacterized protein LOC111800288 isoform X1, with product MEKRKRITQYRERLDKTLRSPDLTTKESVEALVSNQLRRLHSKHETEGCNENVLRKRTAEVSNFLDMLRSASGNGNDSSRASEMEHHEWKMKHDDEEFRVMYREGPKGTPFHTLLVEGFVDGPVDICLCTSWESELYKRWWPQFTVPSFKILTSKCLQKVRIGEQIALVRVKVSWPLSTREIIVHYFLFEYLQDDLIIVLLNSISDLDSIDITTHGFTRHAIPDAEDVVRIDVVGGFAIQKVTDNRSYFRTIANMDMKLDFIPPSLINFISRQLIGSGFRLYQKVVASMFKSDEDFMKALKDPLYIHINEALYRKNQQDKAFGEKQLGSPTDKTGIHPFPEEQPENSTEELQESSTEELQESSTEEQPENLMEDQKVNVELAKTVMEANEKETFGEIEEEESNKTVILGRTVAENCNFKDQRISIISPEVEKALQTLDEVINMMRKGRFNGEAKAGSCLSDEKPPDIEKDTEKNSSTSEDRNVHPKVELFASLSRKQTAERASDEPPRTSSNHSSRRLGSSNSLSKDVNHNKIVPASPEHKCLPLGPAEVNHTTSSFIEHGTIENAHSDQNSHNPDKQPTSERHGMDEINGDSAERYVRNRKNRFWCFPGSPIRLKKGRS from the exons atggagaaaaggaaaagaatcaCACAGTACAGGGAGAGGCTAGATAAAACACTCAGATCTCCTGATCTGACAACCAAGGAGTCTGTTGAGGCCCTTGTGTCGAATCAACTTCGTCGTTTGCATTCGAAACACGAAACCGAAG GATGTAACGAAAACGTGTTACGTAAAAGAACTGCGGAGGTATCGAATTTTCTTGACATGTTGAGGAGTGCTTCCGGTAATGGTAATGATAGTAGCAGAGCTTCTGAGATGGAACATCATGAGTGGAAA ATGAAGCACGATGATGAAGAATTTCGGGTTATGTATCGTGAAGGACCGAAGGGCACTCCATTTCATACATTACTCGTTGAAGGCTTTGTAGATGGCCCGGTTGATATTT GCTTGTGCACTTCGTGGGAATCTGAACTTTACAAAAGATG GTGGCCTCAATTTACTGTGCCGTCTTTCAAAATTCTCACCAGCAAATGTCTTCAAAAAGTCCGGATCGGTGAACAGATCGCGCTAGTAAG GGTTAAGGTTTCATGGCCGCTGTCAACCAGGGAGATCATCGTGCACTACTTTCTTTTCGAGTACTTACAGGATGACCTTATCATCGTACTTCTAAACTCG ATATCTGATTTGGACAGCATTGATATAACTACTCATGGATTCACGAGGCACGCTATCCCGGATGCAGAAGATGTAGTTAGGATTGATGTCGTGGGAGGCTTTGCTATACAGAAGGTGACAGATAACAGGAGCTACTTCCG GACAATAGCAAACATGGATATGAAGCTGGATTTCATTCCTCCGTCACTTATAAACTTCATCTCGAGGCAACTCATCGGCAGTGGTTTCCGACTCTATCAAAAG GTAGTGGCTTCAATGTTCAAATCTGATGAAGATTTTATGAAGGCCTTGAAAGACCCACTGTACATACATATAAACGAAGCTCTCTACCGGAAAAATCAACAAGATAAGGCGTTCGGAGAAAAACAGCTCGGTTCTCCAACTGATAAAACTGGAATCCATCCTTTTCCAGAAGAGCAGCCGGAGAACTCGACGGAAGAGCTGCAGGAGAGCTCGACGGAAGAGCTGCAGGAGAGCTCGACGGAAGAGCAACCGGAGAACTTGATGGAAGATCAGAAGGTTAACGTCGAGCTCGCCAAAACTGTCATGGAAGCTAATGAGAAAGAAACGTTTGGGGAgattgaagaggaagagagcAATAAAACTGTCATTTTAGGAAGAACTGTTGCAGAAAACTGTAATTTTAAGGATCAAAGAATCTCTATAATCAGTCCAGAGGTAGAAAAGGCTCTGCAAACTTTAGATGAGGTTATTAATATGATGAGGAAAGGTAGATTCAATGGTGAAGCAAAGGCTGGTTCTTGCTTGAGTGATGAAAAGCCTCCAGATATAGAGAAGGATACCGAAAAGAACTCGAGTACTTCTGAAGATCGAAATGTTCATCCGAAAGTCGAGCTTTTCGCTAGCTTGTCAAGGAAACAAACGGCCGAGAGAGCTTCTGACGAACCCCCTCGAACCAGCTCTAACCATAGTTCAAG GCGCTTAGGATCATCAAATTCTTTATCCAAGGACGTGAACCACAACAAAATAGTTCCAGCATCTCCAGAACATAAATGTTTACCTCTTGGACCTGCTGAAGTTAACCACACGACGTCGAGTTTCATAGAACATGGAACGATAGAAAACGCACATTCGGATCAAAATTCGCATAATCCTGATAAGCAACCAACCAGTGAGCGTCATGGCATGGACGAAATCAACGGAGATTCAGCGGAGAGGTACGTAAGGAATAGAAAGAACCGGTTCTGGTGTTTTCCGGGCAGTCCGATACGGCTGAAGAAGGGAAGAAGTTGA
- the LOC111800365 gene encoding pentatricopeptide repeat-containing protein At1g63080, mitochondrial-like encodes MAARLMPSTLMKKFLKGVKRNSCLSPILSGNYVDSFLENNQSNPRLEESTQSLSNKFVLNNSVKGLDNENNLNSEVEIFKCLAIQKGFSHTVQTYYVTILKQGLDGNVEEMDRTCQDLVKDGCLGVEEVIVTLVNAFVRHGRTREALRVLPHVNLVGLKPSIETFNVVLAVFVEENRDIEEVLFVYKEMVKASIVPNVDTLNFLLAALFHAEQIKTAMNQFRRMSKKGCIPNSKTFEVLLNGLITRNLVDEAVLALGILYKIGCELDLSFYTCAVSLFCSVDRIDVGSWLFRMMKASNIIPDTLIYSTLIQSLCKNRLLDEALFLLEEMVESGLMPEDNVYVSIIKVFFELGKTDEAIKFVKDRCFLFTSPHNALLEGCCNVGNILIANRVLGQMSKMSIDDCKSWNIVIGWLCNNARIGKAFEFLGKMIVLSFVPNKDTYAALIIGNCKSRRYEAALQLMDEVHARCWVLHAGCYSELIESLCQAKRTLEAAEVFCYMSKNRYPLHPSLFDTLIKGICDLGHIDEALVLLQLACYAGTSCKTVTYASIVYELSKSNKAEIALLVLSQMLVLGYSLNLETYCIFIHSFCAMNRVKDSITLFNRMVNEGLLPDSERLHDLLLCIADHSQLHMILTTIDKLIAHTDLVNTATYNLLINGLWKEDRKYEACKLLDSMLEKGWVPDATTHGLLIGSLVNENSVIEDNVSSILVEGLGNT; translated from the coding sequence ATGGCTGCAAGGCTCATGCCGTCGACTCTTATGAAGAAATTTCTCAAAGGGGTTAAACGAAATTCATGCTTATCTCCAATTCTTAGTGGTAATTATGTTGATTCTTTCCTGGAAAACAATCAGAGTAATCCAAGGTTAGAAGAAAGTACACAATCCTTGAGCAATAAGTTTGTCTTGAACAACTCAGTCAAAGGTttggataatgaaaataaCTTGAACTCAGAGGTAGAAATCTTCAAATGTTTGGCTATCCAGAAGGGATTTTCCCATACGGTCCAAACATATTATGTGACGATTCTCAAGCAGGGTTTGGATGGGAACGTTGAGGAAATGGATAGGACATGTCAAGATCTCGTGAAGGATGGGTGTCTGGGTGTTGAAGAAGTTATTGTCACTTTAGTTAATGCCTTTGTTAGACATGGTAGAACCAGAGAAGCACTTCGGGTACTTCCTCATGTAAACTTGGTTGGTTTAAAGCCTTCGATAGAGACATTTAACGTTGTATTGGCTGTTTTCGTTGAGGAGAACAGAGATATTGAAGaagttttatttgtttacaaAGAGATGGTGAAAGCTAGCATTGTACCAAATGTTGACACATTAAATTTTCTGTTAGCTGCATTGTTTCATGCTGAACAAATCAAGACAGCCATGAACCAGTTTAGGAGAATGAGCAAGAAAGGATGCATTCCTAACAGTAAAACCTTTGAGGTTCTCTTAAATGGTTTAATTACACGAAATCTAGTGGATGAAGCTGTTTTAGCTTTGGGTATATTATACAAAATTGGGTGCGAACTCGATTTGAGCTTTTATACATGTGCAGTATCTTTATTTTGTAGTGTAGACAGAATAGATGTTGGAAGCTGGTTGTTTAGAATGATGAAAGCTTCCAATATTATACCAGATACCTTGATTTATAGTACTCTAATACAAAGTTTGTGCAAAAATCGATTATTAGATGAGGCATTATTTCTGCTCGAAGAGATGGTTGAAAGTGGTTTGATGCCTGAAGACAATGTATATGTAAGtattataaaagttttttttgaGCTTGGGAAAACCGATGAGGCTATAAAGTTCGTGAAAGATAGATGTTTTTTGTTCACTTCTCCTCACAACGCGTTGCTTGAAGGTTGCTGCAATGTTGGAAATATCTTAATAGCAAATCGTGTCTTAGGACAAATGTCGAAAATGAGTATTGATGATTGTAAATCTTGGAACATAGTTATTGGATGGTTGTGCAACAATGCAAGAATTGGAAAAGCTTTTGAATTCCTTGGTAAAATGATTGTGTTGTCATTTGTGCCTAACAAAGACACATATGCAGCTCTTATAATTGGAAATTGTAAATCCAGGAGGTACGAGGCTGCATTACAGTTAATGGACGAGGTACATGCTAGATGTTGGGTTCTTCATGCTGGATGTTACTCCGAGCTTATCGAAAGCCTTTGCCAAGCCAAAAGGACTCTTGAGGCTGCAGAAGTCTTTTGCTACATGTCTAAAAACAGATACCCTCTTCATCCTTCTTTATTTGATACATTGATCAAAGGGATATGTGATTTAGGACATATCGATGAAGCTTTAGTGCTGCTACAATTGGCATGTTATGCTGGTACTTCTTGTAAAACCGTGACGTATGCTTCTATCGTGTACGAGTTGTCTAAATCTAACAAGGCAGAGATTGCCTTACTAGTCTTATCACAGATGCTCGTGTTGGGCTACAGCCTTAATTTGGAGACATACTGCATTTTCATACATAGTTTTTGTGCCATGAATCGAGTAAAGGATTCTATAACGCTTTTCAACCGTATGGTCAATGAGGGTCTTCTACCTGATTCAGAAAGACTTCATGATTTATTGTTATGTATAGCTGACCATTCTCAGCTACATATGATTTTGACTACAATTGATAAACTGATTGCACATACTGACCTTGTAAATACTGCTACTTACAACTTGCTTATCAATGGGCTATGGAAAGAGGACAGAAAATATGAAGCATGTAAATTGTTGGACTCGATGTTGGAAAAGGGGTGGGTACCGGATGCTACGACTCATGGATTGCTGATTGGCTCTCTAGTTAATGAGAATTCTGTCATTGAGGATAATGTAAGCAGCATACTTGTTGAGGGCCTAGGGAATACATGA
- the LOC111800288 gene encoding uncharacterized protein LOC111800288 isoform X2: protein MEKRKRITQYRERLDKTLRSPDLTTKESVEALVSNQLRRLHSKHETEGCNENVLRKRTAEVSNFLDMLRSASGNGNDSSRASEMEHHEWKMKHDDEEFRVMYREGPKGTPFHTLLVEGFVDGPVDICLCTSWESELYKRWWPQFTVPSFKILTSKCLQKVRIGEQIALVRVKVSWPLSTREIIVHYFLFEYLQDDLIIVLLNSISDLDSIDITTHGFTRHAIPDAEDVVRIDVVGGFAIQKVTDNRSYFRTIANMDMKLDFIPPSLINFISRQLIGSGFRLYQKVVASMFKSDEDFMKALKDPLYIHINEALYRKNQQDKAFGEKQLGSPTDKTGIHPFPEEQPENSTEELQESSTEELQESSTEEQPENLMEDQKVNVELAKTVMEANEKETFGEIEEEESNKTVILGRTVAENCNFKDQRISIISPEVEKALQTLDEVINMMRKGRFNGEAKAGSCLSDEKPPDIEKDTEKNSSTSEDRNVHPKVELFASLSRKQTAERASDEPPRTSSNHSSSPQATGLTRKAEFYGRGEGPF, encoded by the exons atggagaaaaggaaaagaatcaCACAGTACAGGGAGAGGCTAGATAAAACACTCAGATCTCCTGATCTGACAACCAAGGAGTCTGTTGAGGCCCTTGTGTCGAATCAACTTCGTCGTTTGCATTCGAAACACGAAACCGAAG GATGTAACGAAAACGTGTTACGTAAAAGAACTGCGGAGGTATCGAATTTTCTTGACATGTTGAGGAGTGCTTCCGGTAATGGTAATGATAGTAGCAGAGCTTCTGAGATGGAACATCATGAGTGGAAA ATGAAGCACGATGATGAAGAATTTCGGGTTATGTATCGTGAAGGACCGAAGGGCACTCCATTTCATACATTACTCGTTGAAGGCTTTGTAGATGGCCCGGTTGATATTT GCTTGTGCACTTCGTGGGAATCTGAACTTTACAAAAGATG GTGGCCTCAATTTACTGTGCCGTCTTTCAAAATTCTCACCAGCAAATGTCTTCAAAAAGTCCGGATCGGTGAACAGATCGCGCTAGTAAG GGTTAAGGTTTCATGGCCGCTGTCAACCAGGGAGATCATCGTGCACTACTTTCTTTTCGAGTACTTACAGGATGACCTTATCATCGTACTTCTAAACTCG ATATCTGATTTGGACAGCATTGATATAACTACTCATGGATTCACGAGGCACGCTATCCCGGATGCAGAAGATGTAGTTAGGATTGATGTCGTGGGAGGCTTTGCTATACAGAAGGTGACAGATAACAGGAGCTACTTCCG GACAATAGCAAACATGGATATGAAGCTGGATTTCATTCCTCCGTCACTTATAAACTTCATCTCGAGGCAACTCATCGGCAGTGGTTTCCGACTCTATCAAAAG GTAGTGGCTTCAATGTTCAAATCTGATGAAGATTTTATGAAGGCCTTGAAAGACCCACTGTACATACATATAAACGAAGCTCTCTACCGGAAAAATCAACAAGATAAGGCGTTCGGAGAAAAACAGCTCGGTTCTCCAACTGATAAAACTGGAATCCATCCTTTTCCAGAAGAGCAGCCGGAGAACTCGACGGAAGAGCTGCAGGAGAGCTCGACGGAAGAGCTGCAGGAGAGCTCGACGGAAGAGCAACCGGAGAACTTGATGGAAGATCAGAAGGTTAACGTCGAGCTCGCCAAAACTGTCATGGAAGCTAATGAGAAAGAAACGTTTGGGGAgattgaagaggaagagagcAATAAAACTGTCATTTTAGGAAGAACTGTTGCAGAAAACTGTAATTTTAAGGATCAAAGAATCTCTATAATCAGTCCAGAGGTAGAAAAGGCTCTGCAAACTTTAGATGAGGTTATTAATATGATGAGGAAAGGTAGATTCAATGGTGAAGCAAAGGCTGGTTCTTGCTTGAGTGATGAAAAGCCTCCAGATATAGAGAAGGATACCGAAAAGAACTCGAGTACTTCTGAAGATCGAAATGTTCATCCGAAAGTCGAGCTTTTCGCTAGCTTGTCAAGGAAACAAACGGCCGAGAGAGCTTCTGACGAACCCCCTCGAACCAGCTCTAACCATAGTTCAAG CCCTCAAGCCACCGGGTTGACCCGAAAGGCGGAGTTCTATGGTCGAGGTGAAGGACCGTTTTAA
- the LOC111800367 gene encoding uncharacterized protein LOC111800367 codes for MGGVWRGASGELDSPAGDGVTSNNPSTWSSGDRCSTRKVVKSQCKTEEVEPGKFVRKCERTEEILRDCIGRPVEVIQSNREFTEEDVTNEVVNNRSFSSGSSEYQPFNFPGLRSDIEAIEHSLFGSMKGFFDAAEEIRNGFFGSFRDPPLFNREPSSSPSMRQNEPDSGHVDLSGLARDV; via the exons ATGGGTGGGGTATGGAGAGGCGCGTCTGGCGAATTGGATTCACCCGCCGGCGACGGTGTTACGTCTAATAATCCCAGCACTTGGTCTTCCGGCGATCGATGTTCGACTAGAAAAGTGGTGAAGTCGCAGTGCAAGACGGAGGAGGTCGAGCCCGGGAAATTCGTCAGGAAGTGCGAGAGAACCGAGGAGATTCTCAGAGACTGCATCGGAAG GCCAGTCGAAGTGATACAGTCCAATAGGGAATTTACAGAAGAGGATGTAACGAATGAGGTGGTTAATAATAGGTCATTCTCGTCAGGATCATCAGAATATCAACCATTTAATTTCCCTGGTCTTCGTAGCGATATTGAAGCCATTGAACACAGCCTCTTTGGTAGCATGAAAGGGTTCTTTGATGCAGCTGAAGAGATTAGGAATGGTTTCTTTGGTTCTTTCAGAGATCCACCCCTATTCAACAGAGAGCCTTCTTCCTCCCCATCGATGAGACAAAACGAGCCTGACTCCGGTCACGTTGACCTATCTGGATTGGCCAGGGATGTCTGA
- the LOC111799795 gene encoding calcium-dependent protein kinase 26-like yields the protein MGNKCIGSRKDGILCSITQAIWWSRAGMVSSHTKKKRAKNPNPNPNPNQVVQNTPPEPVKIVDDRAKPLEWEDNAAAELNPKEELIIINPVEPLLSEEELIKPAEQPSSYDEQKRRVESPVKSGKPKESDGNGSNNVSEDLMKEKKTKKIVSAGLQVESVLQTKTGHLREYYSLGRKLGHGQFGTTFLCVEKSTGKEYACKSIAKRKLATIEDVEDVRREIQIMHHLIGIPNVVSIKGAYEDAVSVHVVMELCEGGELFDRIVKLGHYTERQAADLARTIVGVIEACHSLGVMHRDLKPENFLFVDGREDSPLKAIDFGLSVFFKPGEVFRDVVGSPYYVAPDVLCKLYGPEADVWSAGVMLYILLSGVPPFWAETEQEIFDEVLHGDLDFTLDPWPSISDSAKDLVRRMLVRNPKERLSAHEVLCHPWLQVDGVAPDKPLDSAVLSRLKQFSAMNKLKKMALRVIAESLSEEEIAGLKEMFKMIDTDNSGQITAEELKDGLNRFGANLNETEIKDLMQAADFDNNGCIDYGEFIAATLHLNKAEREDHLFAAFQYFDKDGSGYITQDELQKACEDFGIESIHLEEMIGEVDQDNDGRIDYNEFVAMMQKGNGDLGKKGQQSTNFSIGFREALPVC from the exons ATGGGTAATAAATGTATTGGGTCGAGGAAGGATGGGATTTTGTGTTCGATTACTCAAGCGATTTGGTGGTCTCGAGCGGGTATGGTTTCTTCtcatactaaaaaaaagagggctaaaaaccctaaccctaaccctaaccctaatcAAGTAGTTCAAAATACTCCCCCTGAACCAGTGAAGATTGTTGATGATAGGGCCAAACCATTGGAATGGGAGGATAATGCAGCGGCAGAATTAAACCCCAAGGAAGAATTGATCATCATCAACCCTGTAGAGCCTTTGTTGTCTGAGGAAGAATTGATCAAACCAGCTGAACAACCATCAAGCTATGATGAACAGAAGCGACGCGTTGAATCTCCGGTTAAATCGGGAAAGCCAAAGGAATCAGATGGTAATGGTAGTAATAATGTTTCTGAAGATTtgatgaaggagaagaagacgaagaaaaTAGTGAGTGCAGGTTTGCAGGTTGAGTCAGTTTTGCAAACAAAAACTGGTCATCTAAGGGAGTATTACAGCTTGGGAAGGAAACTTGGACATGGCCAGTTTGGGACGACTTTTCTTTGCGTTGAGAAGTCGACTGGGAAAGAGTATGCCTGTAAATCGATAGCGAAAAGGAAGTTGGCGACGATAGAAGACGTCGAGGATGTGCGGAGAGAGATTCAGATAATGCATCATTTAATTGGTATTCCCAACGTTGTTTCTATTAAAGGAGCTTATGAAGATGCTGTTTCTGTACATGTCGTCATGGAACTGTGCGAAGGCGGCGAGCTTTTCGATCGGATTGTTAAGCTCGGGCATTACACTGAAAGACAGGCAGCTGATCTTGCAAGAACCATTGTAGGGGTAATAGAAGCTTGCCATTCTCTTGGTGTCATGCACCGTGACCTCAAACctgagaattttctttttgttgatgGACGCGAGGACTCGCCCTTGAAAGCTATCGATTTCGGGTTGTCTGTCTTCTTCAAGCCAG GGGAAGTATTTAGGGATGTGGTTGGGAGTCCTTACTATGTGGCACCAGATGTTCTGTGCAAACTATATGGCCCAGAAGCTGATGTTTGGAGTGCTGGTGTGATGCTTTACATACTTTTAAGCGGGGTGCCGCCATTTTGGGCAG AAACCGAGCAAGAGATATTTGACGAAGTTTTGCACGGAGATCTCGACTTCACGTTAGATCCCTGGCCAAGTATTTCTGACAGTGCCAAAGATTTGGTAAGGAGGATGCTCGTTAGAAACCCGAAAGAGCGGCTCTCCGCTCATGAAGTTCTAT GCCATCCCTGGCTTCAGGTTGATGGAGTGGCTCCAGATAAACCTCTTGATTCTGCAGTCTTGAGTCGTTTGAAACAGTTTTCTGCAATGAACAAGCTCAAGAAAATGGCTTTGAGA GTCATTGCTGAGAGCCTCTCCGAAGAAGAGATCGCCGGGTTGAAGGAAATGTTTAAGATGATCGATACCGACAACAGCGGCCAAATTACGGCCGAAGAGCTCAAGGATGGACTCAACAGATTTGGAGCAAATCTGAATGAGACTGAGATAAAAGATCTTATGCAAGCT GCTGATTTTGACAACAATGGCTGCATTGACTATGGAGAGTTCATAGCAGCAACACTTCATTTGAACAAAGCTGAGAGAGAAGATCATCTCTTTGCAGCTTTCCAATACTTCGACAAGGACGGGAGCGGTTATATCACGCAAGACGAACTTCAAAAAGCCTGCGAAGATTTCGGCATCGAAAGCATTCACTTGGAAGAGATGATCGGAGAAGTCGATCAGGACAAT GACGGTCGTATCGATTACAACGAGTTCGTGGCGATGATGCAGAAGGGAAATGGTGATTTGGGGAAGAAGGGTCAACAGAGTACTAACTTTAGCATTGGTTTTAGGGAGGCACTTCCTGTTTGTTAG